The following proteins are encoded in a genomic region of Brachypodium distachyon strain Bd21 chromosome 1, Brachypodium_distachyon_v3.0, whole genome shotgun sequence:
- the LOC100825072 gene encoding probable xyloglucan endotransglucosylase/hydrolase protein 27 yields the protein MACRFLYTPAAALVALLLQAAAASATFPADGGLLSRPAAAALSFEEGYTQLFGDSNLRLHGDGKRVHISLDERTGAGFASQGAYLHGFFSARIKLPSDYAAGVVVAFYMTNGDVYEKTHDELDFEFLGNVRGKEWRVQTNVYGDGSTSVGREERYGLPFDPTQDYHRYAILWTNRTIVFYVDETPIREVVRSEAMGLQFPSKPMSLYATIWDGSSWATSGGRYKVDYKYAPYVAEFDDLLLRGCASSSSSTGACELPEEDYMDSGERSAMERFRARHLTYGYCYDRARYPAPLSECRVGAEAAMYLPSGDRRRRGKRHRRAGAEDSAI from the exons ATGGCGTGCCGCTTCCTGtacacccccgccgccgccttggtcGCCCTCctgctgcaggcggcggcggcgtccgccaCCTTTCCTGCGGACGGCGGGCTCCTctcccggccggcggcggcggcgctgtccTTCGAGGAGGGATACACGCAGCTGTTCGGGGACTCCAACCTCAGGCTCCACGGGGACGGGAAGCGCGTCCACATCTCCCTCGACGAGAGAACAG GTGCCGGGTTCGCGTCGCAGGGCGCGTACCTCCATGGCTTCTTCAGCGCCCGCATCAAGCTGCCCTCCGACTacgccgccggcgtcgtcgtcgccttCTAC ATGACGAACGGGGACGTGTACGAGAAGACGCACGACGAGCTGGACTTCGAGTTCCTGGGGAACGTGAGGGGGAAGGAGTGGAGGGTGCAGACCAACGTGTacggcgacggcagcaccTCGGTCGGCCGGGAGGAGAGGTACGGCCTCCCGTTCGACCCCACCCAGGACTACCACCGCTACGCCATCCTCTGGACCAATCGCACCATCGT GTTCTACGTGGATGAGACGCCGATCAGGGAGGTGGTGCGGAGCGAGGCCATGGGGCTGCAGTTCCCGTCCAAGCCGATGTCGCTGTACGCCACCATCTGGGACGGCTCCAGCTGGGCCACGTCGGGGGGCCGGTACAAGGTGGACTACAAGTACGCGCCCTACGTCGCCGAGTTCGACGACCTCCTGCTCCGCGGCTGCGCCAGTAGCAGTAGTAGTACCGGGGCGTGCGAGCTGCCGGAGGAGGACTACATGGACTCCGGGGAGCGGTCGGCCATGGAGAGGTTCAGGGCGAGGCATCTGACTTACGGGTACTGCTACGACCGCGCCCGGTACCCCGCGCCGCTGTCGGAGTGCAGGGTCGGCGCGGAGGCCGCGATGTACCTGCCGTCGGGtgaccggcgccggcgcggcaaGCGCCACCGTcgagccggcgccgaggactcCGCCATCTGA
- the LOC100828230 gene encoding uncharacterized protein LOC100828230, translated as MASAAVIPSPASGVAAAAAVAPGVDPAAAGWLMDERDGFISWLRGEFAAANAIIDLLVVHLRTAGDPGEYDHVFAAVQQRRHHWTPVIHMQQFFPVTDVAYALQQSGWRRRAPPPQQHGHGPAVSPSPPPPPPRRPSFSPSHSHHRNAVHHRSDPMRGSGNVAPTGSDKDGRELHNKEGKGLKEGDNVVDAKSLQLGSPVTDEGDKNPKLQANAEGSSKVVPTPVLYATNEIIDGKPVNTVDGLKVYEGLVNVMETNRIISFVNETKTSSRRGGFEVGQTVVVGKRPLKGHGSVIIQLGVPIIDGPLEDENPRETRVEPVPGLLHDLFDRLFQQEIMPSKPDYCVIDFYHEGEYSHPQQAPSWYGRPLCTLCLTECDMVFGRVILGERGDFRGPLKLSLSTGSLIVLQGKSSDVAKRAICATRKPRILLTFGKSVARKHIPSESSSRFTPPLTPPPMPWGPPSRPANMRPHSQGPAHSPSPKHYGYTPTSNVLPAPTIGPHHIPPSDGMQPLFVAPAPIAATAIPFPSAVPLPNTNTTSAWMPDAAPRPAPPRFPVPGTGVFLPPGSGHQLPHQMIQGSHAHAEPNSPQGLTGYVHNKGTGMEMANGNASPRSSPITKRPDTTEAKPECNGSLNGGCSSADEKSAVGKDQANGGTKKAGNSKVEPNPAK; from the exons ATGGCCTCCGCGGCCGTCATCCCCTCACCCGCCtccggcgtcgccgccgccgcggccgtggcTCCGGGCGTCGaccccgcggcggccggctggCTCATGGACGAGCGCGACGGCTTCATCTCCTGGCTGCGCGGCgagttcgccgccgccaacgccatcatcgacctcctcgtcgtccacctCCGCACCGCCGGCGACCCTGGCGAGTACGACCACGTCTTCGCCGCCGtgcagcagcgccgccaccactgGACGCCCGTGATCCACATGCAGCAGTTCTTCCCCGTCACCGACGTCGCCTACGCCCTCCAGCAGTCGGGCTGGCGCCGCCGGGCGCCTCCGCCCCAGCAGCATGGGCATGGCCCTGCCGTctcgccgtccccgccgccgccgcccccgcgccggcccTCCTTCTCGCCGTCCCACTCCCACCATCGCAACGCTGTTCACCATCGCTCCGATCCGATGCGAGGTTCCGGCAACGTCGCCCCTACTGGATCCGATAAAGATG GACGTGAACTTCATAACAAAGAAGGGAAGGGACTGAAGGAAGGGGATAACGTGGTTGATGCTAAAAGTCTACAGTTGGGCTCCCCTGTTACTGATG AAGGTGACAAAAATCCCAAGCTGCAAGCTAACGCTGAAGGAAGCAGCAAAGTGGTTCCAACCCCTGTACTGTATGCTACGAATGAAATAATTGATGGAAAGCCG GTTAATACTGTTGATGGGCTTAAGGTCTATGAAGGGTTGGTAAATGTGATGGAGACAAACAGGATCATCTCTTTTGTTAATGAAACAAAAACTTCTTCTCGTCGAGGAGGGTTTGAAG TGGGGCAGACTGTTGTTGTTGGTAAAAGACCACTAAAGGGTCATGGGAGCGTAATTATTCAGCTTGGAGTTCCTATCATTGATGGACCTCTTGAAGATGAAAATCCAAGAG AGACAAGGGTGGAGCCTGTTCCCGGGTTGCTGCATGACCTGTTTGATCGCTTGTTTCAGCAGGAAATTATGCCTTCTAAGCCAGACTATTGTGTTATTGACTTCTACCATGAG GGTGAATATTCCCATCCTCAGCAAGCTCCTTCTTGGTATGGCAGACCTCTTTGTACACTCTGCCTGACAGAGTGTGATATGGTATTTGGACGAGTTATTTTAGGAGAACGAGGCGATTTTAGAGGTCCTTTGAAGCTCTCTCTGTCTACAGG GTCGCTTATAGTTTTGCAAGGGAAAAGTTCTGATGTGGCCAAGCGAGCTATTTGTGCTACACGCAAGCCGCGAATCCTACTAACTTTTGGGAAGTCTGTGGCAAGAAAACACATACCATCAGAAAGTTCTTCACGGTTTACTCCCCCATTAACACCACCTCCTATGCCGTGGGGTCCACCATCAAGGCCAGCTAACATGAGGCCACATTCGCAGGGGCCTGCACATTCCCCAAGTCCTAAACACTATGGATACACTCCCACCAGCAATGTACTTCCAGCACCAACTATTGGACCTCATCATATCCCTCCATCTGATGGAATGCAGCCACTCTTTGTAGCACCAGCTCCTATTGCTGCCACAGCCATACCTTTTCCTTCAGCTGTTCCCTTGCCAAATACAAATACAACATCAGCTTGGATGCCAGATGCTGCCCCAAGGCCTGCCCCGCCTCGATTCCCTGTTCCAGGTACGGGGGTCTTCCTTCCTCCTGGATCAGGCCACCAACTGCCTCATCAGATGATACAAGGTTCACATGCTCACGCTGAACCTAACTCTCCACAAGGTTTGACCGGTTATGTGCATAACAAGGGTACTGGCATGGAGATGGCTAACGGTAATGCTTCTCCAAGGAGCTCACCAATAACAAAAAGGCCTGATACAACTGAGGCGAAACCAGAGTGCAATGGGAGCTTGAATGGTGGTTGCAGCTCTGCAGATGAGAAGTCAGCTGTGGGTAAGGATCAGGCAAATGGTGGTACGAAGAAGGCTGGAAACAGCAAGGTCGAGCCAAATCCTGCTAAATAG